A stretch of the Nitratifractor salsuginis DSM 16511 genome encodes the following:
- the miaB gene encoding tRNA (N6-isopentenyl adenosine(37)-C2)-methylthiotransferase MiaB, translated as MSKKLYIETLGCAMNVRDTEHMIAELSRKEDYDLTENLEEADLIIINTCSVREKPVAKLFSEIGRFRKQRKEGAKIGVAGCTASHLGEEIIRRAPYVDFVLGARNVSKITKVLNEKHAVEVSTDYDESTYPFGEYRSNPFKAMVNISIGCDKKCTFCIVPATRGDEISIPSSLILQEVKKAVQAGAKEVILLGQNVNNYGRRFSAGEDEVRNFTELLKRVSAVEGLERIRFQSPHPLHMDDAFLEEFASNPKICPQIHVPLQSGSTRLLKRMKRGYSKEWFLDRCERIRAMVPGVAISTDIIVGFPGESEEDFAETMEVVEKVRFDQMFSFRYSPRPMTAAAEYEDQIPETVAAERLKRLQSRQDEITDEIMAAQEGRIHEVYFEELRPGNRVAGRSADGRLVSVEGSEELLGKILPVRITRAMRRSLEGELCK; from the coding sequence ATGAGCAAAAAACTCTATATCGAAACCCTGGGCTGTGCGATGAACGTCCGGGATACCGAGCATATGATCGCGGAGCTCTCCCGGAAAGAGGATTATGATCTGACCGAGAATCTGGAAGAGGCGGATCTGATCATCATCAACACCTGTTCGGTGCGCGAAAAGCCCGTCGCCAAGCTCTTTTCGGAGATCGGCCGTTTTCGAAAGCAGCGCAAAGAGGGAGCCAAGATCGGAGTTGCCGGTTGCACGGCGAGCCACCTGGGTGAAGAGATCATCCGCCGGGCTCCTTATGTGGATTTCGTCCTCGGGGCCCGCAACGTCTCCAAAATCACCAAGGTCCTGAACGAGAAGCACGCCGTAGAGGTCTCCACCGACTACGACGAGAGCACCTACCCCTTCGGGGAGTACCGCAGCAACCCCTTCAAAGCGATGGTCAACATCTCCATCGGCTGCGACAAGAAGTGCACCTTCTGCATCGTCCCCGCTACCCGTGGGGACGAGATTTCCATCCCCAGTTCCCTGATCCTTCAGGAAGTAAAGAAGGCGGTGCAGGCCGGGGCCAAAGAGGTGATCCTCCTGGGCCAGAATGTTAACAACTACGGCCGGCGTTTCAGCGCGGGAGAGGATGAGGTACGGAATTTCACCGAGCTGTTGAAGCGGGTGAGTGCCGTCGAGGGGCTGGAGCGGATCCGTTTCCAATCCCCCCATCCGCTCCATATGGACGACGCTTTCCTCGAAGAGTTCGCCTCCAACCCCAAGATCTGCCCCCAGATCCACGTCCCCCTGCAGAGCGGTTCGACCCGCCTGCTCAAGCGGATGAAGCGGGGCTATTCCAAGGAGTGGTTCCTCGACCGCTGTGAGCGGATCCGGGCGATGGTGCCGGGGGTGGCGATCTCCACCGACATCATCGTGGGCTTTCCCGGAGAGAGCGAAGAGGATTTCGCCGAGACGATGGAGGTGGTGGAGAAGGTTCGTTTCGATCAAATGTTCAGCTTCCGCTACTCTCCCCGTCCTATGACCGCCGCCGCCGAATATGAGGACCAGATCCCCGAAACGGTGGCCGCCGAACGGCTCAAGCGGCTCCAGTCTCGGCAGGATGAGATCACCGACGAGATCATGGCGGCCCAGGAGGGGCGTATTCACGAAGTCTATTTCGAAGAGCTGAGGCCGGGCAACCGGGTCGCCGGGCGTAGCGCCGACGGGCGGCTGGTGAGCGTGGAGGGGAGCGAAGAGCTTTTGGGGAAGATTCTGCCGGTGCGGATCACCCGGGCTATGCGCCGTTCCCTCGAGGGAGAACTTTGTAAATGA
- a CDS encoding tyrosine-type recombinase/integrase, with translation MEEYVDDFLDYLFRIRGYSERTVATYELPLRQMLQYHRLKREGKQLILDIMPLRRRIASNTPRTVAKKLSAVRSFVRYLQDQRNLSILLEGDESVKVPRTLPKPIEERYIREVLEAADPTERLILGLLYGMGLRISELAGLRREQIDREWIRIHGKGGKTRQLPLPQAVLQMLDHYLALHPAGVYLFEKGKAPLSAAQIRYRVQKLFRSRGIKATPHQLRHSFATHLLDHGARISDVSELLGHASMATTQIYTQLGSSRKLREYMKAHPLGNEELGMRSEEPSD, from the coding sequence ATGGAAGAGTATGTCGACGACTTTCTTGATTACCTCTTTCGTATCCGGGGTTACAGCGAGAGGACGGTAGCTACCTACGAACTCCCCCTGCGTCAAATGCTTCAGTACCACCGTTTGAAGCGGGAAGGGAAGCAGCTCATCCTGGATATTATGCCCCTGCGCCGTCGTATCGCTTCCAACACTCCAAGAACCGTCGCCAAAAAACTCAGTGCCGTCCGATCTTTTGTGCGTTATCTTCAGGATCAGCGCAATCTATCGATCCTACTGGAGGGCGATGAATCGGTCAAAGTCCCCCGGACCCTTCCCAAACCGATCGAAGAGCGCTATATCCGTGAAGTGCTGGAGGCTGCCGATCCGACAGAACGGCTCATTTTGGGGCTGCTCTACGGGATGGGGCTGCGGATCTCGGAATTGGCGGGGCTTCGCAGGGAACAGATCGACCGGGAGTGGATCCGGATCCACGGCAAAGGGGGCAAGACCCGTCAATTGCCCCTCCCGCAAGCGGTCCTTCAAATGCTGGATCACTATCTAGCACTTCATCCGGCGGGGGTCTATCTCTTTGAGAAGGGGAAAGCCCCCCTCTCTGCGGCGCAGATACGTTACCGGGTCCAGAAACTCTTCCGCTCCCGAGGGATCAAAGCCACCCCCCACCAGCTGCGCCATTCCTTTGCCACTCATCTGCTCGATCACGGAGCACGGATCAGCGATGTGAGCGAACTGCTGGGGCATGCCAGTATGGCGACGACCCAGATCTACACCCAGCTGGGGAGCAGCCGGAAGCTTCGGGAGTATATGAAGGCACACCCACTAGGGAATGAGGAATTAGGAATGAGGAGTGAGGAACCGAGTGATTGA
- a CDS encoding UDP-N-acetylmuramate dehydrogenase: MFVKSIDFSRYSSIKIGPAAEVLMLEKGEAVPAGRFLVGGANNLLISPTPPPLMMLSKDFDYCRIEEDFLEIGAATPTGKILSFAKKHDLAGFEFVAKLPGTLGGMLAMNAGVKEYEIFPLLDSVEIEGRWIPAGKIEHGYRYAKLPGIATAARFPLRQGYDETLRRSLLRLRENQPKEPSAGSAFKNPPGDYAGRLIEAVGLKGYRQGDMAWSEIHANFLVNLGGGTFDEATELINLAKERVRERFGIELEEEIKILDISVIGQ, translated from the coding sequence ATGTTCGTTAAATCCATCGACTTCTCCCGCTACTCCAGCATCAAGATCGGCCCGGCAGCAGAGGTATTGATGCTCGAAAAGGGAGAGGCCGTTCCCGCGGGGCGCTTCCTCGTCGGGGGCGCTAATAACCTGCTCATCTCCCCTACCCCGCCGCCCCTGATGATGCTCTCGAAAGATTTCGACTACTGCCGCATCGAGGAGGATTTTCTGGAGATCGGAGCCGCCACCCCCACCGGAAAGATCCTCAGCTTCGCCAAAAAGCACGACCTTGCCGGTTTCGAATTCGTCGCCAAGCTCCCCGGGACCCTGGGAGGGATGTTGGCGATGAATGCGGGGGTGAAAGAGTATGAGATCTTCCCTCTTCTCGATTCCGTGGAGATCGAAGGGCGCTGGATCCCCGCCGGGAAGATCGAGCACGGCTACCGCTACGCCAAACTCCCCGGCATCGCCACCGCCGCCCGTTTCCCTCTGCGGCAGGGTTACGACGAAACTCTACGCCGCTCCCTGCTCCGGCTTCGGGAGAATCAGCCCAAAGAGCCCAGCGCCGGCAGCGCCTTCAAAAACCCCCCGGGAGACTACGCCGGACGGCTTATCGAAGCGGTGGGTTTAAAGGGTTATCGACAGGGAGATATGGCTTGGAGCGAAATACACGCCAACTTTCTGGTCAATCTCGGTGGAGGGACTTTCGACGAAGCGACGGAGCTTATAAATCTGGCCAAGGAGCGGGTACGGGAGCGCTTCGGCATCGAGTTGGAAGAGGAGATAAAAATTCTTGACATTTCGGTCATTGGTCAATAG
- a CDS encoding menaquinone biosynthesis family protein, protein MTVQLAHSPDADDIFMYYAIRFGWVDTLDYRFENVGLDIETLNEEALKGTYDVSAISFGLYPLIRADYALLRTAVSFGEGYGPKLIKLKGKRLRRNFKVALSGRYTTNAMLVRIFYPEARPVYMNFLEIEEAVLEGKVDAGVLIHESILDFDPRLEVAKEVWDIWQELAGEELPLPLGGMALRRSLPLNRAIEIEKILTEGVLVANRRKEELCRLLEEKNLVRISDELLERYLNMYASEESAELSPLQLRALDRLFEIGHEHGLYDCPIKAEEYLIPREYTEDRNL, encoded by the coding sequence ATGACCGTCCAACTCGCCCACTCTCCCGATGCCGACGATATCTTTATGTATTACGCCATCCGTTTCGGCTGGGTCGATACCCTCGATTACCGATTCGAGAATGTCGGCCTCGATATCGAAACCCTCAACGAAGAGGCCCTCAAAGGGACCTACGACGTCAGCGCCATCAGCTTCGGGCTCTATCCTCTGATCCGCGCGGACTATGCCCTTTTGCGCACGGCAGTCAGTTTCGGTGAAGGCTACGGCCCCAAGCTCATCAAGCTCAAGGGCAAGCGGCTGAGGAGAAACTTTAAAGTAGCCCTCTCCGGACGCTACACCACCAACGCCATGCTGGTGCGGATCTTCTATCCCGAAGCGCGGCCGGTCTATATGAACTTCCTCGAAATCGAAGAGGCGGTCCTGGAGGGCAAAGTCGACGCCGGGGTACTGATCCACGAATCGATCCTCGATTTCGACCCCCGCCTGGAGGTGGCCAAAGAGGTTTGGGATATTTGGCAGGAGCTCGCAGGTGAAGAGCTGCCCCTGCCCCTGGGGGGAATGGCCCTGCGCCGCAGCCTCCCTCTCAACCGGGCCATCGAGATCGAAAAGATTCTCACCGAGGGGGTGTTGGTGGCCAACCGGCGCAAAGAGGAGCTCTGCCGCCTCCTCGAAGAGAAGAACCTGGTGCGCATCTCCGACGAGCTGCTGGAGCGCTACCTCAATATGTACGCCTCCGAAGAGAGCGCCGAACTCTCGCCCCTGCAGCTTCGTGCCCTCGACCGCCTCTTCGAAATCGGCCACGAGCACGGCCTCTACGACTGCCCCATCAAGGCCGAGGAGTACCTCATCCCCAGAGAGTACACAGAGGACCGAAATCTTTGA
- the recA gene encoding recombinase RecA, with product MAIDPQKQKALDMAIKQIDKTFGKGTLMRLGDKEIEPIAAISTGSLGLDMALGIGGVPQGRIVEIYGPESSGKTTLALQTIASAQKEGKVCAFIDAEHALDVLYAKNLGVDIDNLLVSQPDFGEQALDILETIARSGAVDLVVIDSVAALTPKSEIEGDMGDTHVGLQARLMSQALRKLTGILHKMNTTVIFINQIRMKIGTMGYGSPETTTGGNALKFYASVRIDVRRIATLKQGESQIGNRVKAKVVKNKVAPPFRQAEFDIMFGEGISQEGELIDYGVKLDIIDKSGAWFSYGAQKLGQGKENAKQTLKENPELRAEIEHKIKEALGFGEGLAMDEKEIASTEE from the coding sequence ATGGCAATCGATCCTCAGAAACAAAAAGCATTGGATATGGCGATCAAACAGATCGACAAGACCTTCGGCAAAGGGACCCTGATGCGTCTCGGGGACAAGGAGATCGAACCGATCGCGGCGATCAGTACCGGTTCACTGGGCCTGGATATGGCCCTGGGGATCGGCGGGGTGCCCCAGGGGCGGATCGTGGAGATCTACGGACCCGAATCTTCGGGTAAGACCACTCTGGCGCTGCAGACCATCGCCTCGGCCCAAAAAGAAGGGAAGGTTTGCGCCTTCATCGACGCGGAGCATGCCCTGGATGTACTCTATGCCAAGAATCTGGGTGTGGATATCGACAACCTCCTGGTGAGCCAGCCCGACTTTGGAGAGCAGGCGCTGGATATCCTGGAGACGATCGCCCGCAGCGGGGCGGTCGATCTGGTGGTGATCGACTCGGTGGCGGCGCTGACCCCGAAAAGCGAGATCGAAGGGGATATGGGAGATACCCACGTGGGGCTCCAGGCGCGGCTGATGAGCCAGGCGCTGCGGAAACTCACCGGGATCCTCCACAAGATGAACACCACCGTCATCTTCATCAACCAGATCCGGATGAAGATCGGGACCATGGGCTACGGATCGCCCGAGACGACCACGGGAGGAAACGCGCTGAAGTTCTACGCTTCGGTGCGTATCGATGTGCGCCGGATCGCTACCCTCAAGCAAGGCGAGAGCCAGATCGGAAACCGGGTCAAGGCCAAGGTGGTCAAAAACAAAGTGGCCCCTCCCTTCCGCCAGGCGGAGTTCGACATTATGTTCGGCGAGGGGATCAGCCAGGAGGGCGAGCTGATCGACTACGGCGTCAAGCTGGACATCATCGACAAATCGGGAGCCTGGTTCAGCTATGGAGCCCAGAAGCTCGGCCAGGGCAAAGAAAACGCCAAGCAGACCCTCAAAGAGAATCCCGAGCTGCGTGCCGAGATCGAGCATAAGATCAAAGAGGCCCTGGGCTTCGGCGAAGGGCTGGCTATGGATGAGAAGGAGATCGCCTCCACCGAGGAGTGA
- the eno gene encoding phosphopyruvate hydratase, whose amino-acid sequence MVFIEDITADEVLDSRGNPTVRATVRLSDGTVADAIVPSGASTGKREALELRDGDPKRYLGKGVLIACEHVNNEIAEALVGMSPFNQAEVDLVMKELDGTENYSNLGANAVLGVSMAVARAAAESLKVPLYRYLGGANAVVMPVPMLNIINGGEHADNDVDFQEYMIVPKGFEEFSEALRASSEIYHTLKKILHEMGHSTSLGDEGGFAPNLKNNEEPIQVIMQAIEQAGYKPGEEVAIALDVASSELVGENGKYVLKSENRELSSSEMIDYYEALLAKYPIVSIEDGLSEDDWEGWKELTERLADKVQLVGDDLFVTNANILAEGIKRGIANAILIKPNQIGTVSETMLTVRLAQRHGYRCVMSHRSGESEDAFIADFAVALNTGQIKTGSTARSERIAKYNRLLRIEEELGEFEYLGEELF is encoded by the coding sequence ATGGTCTTTATCGAAGATATCACCGCCGATGAGGTACTCGACAGCCGGGGCAATCCCACCGTCCGTGCCACGGTCCGCCTGAGCGACGGCACCGTCGCCGATGCCATCGTCCCCAGCGGGGCGAGTACCGGAAAAAGAGAAGCGCTGGAGCTCAGAGACGGCGATCCCAAGCGTTATCTGGGCAAAGGGGTGCTCATCGCTTGTGAACATGTCAATAACGAGATCGCCGAAGCTCTGGTGGGAATGAGCCCTTTCAACCAGGCCGAAGTGGATCTGGTAATGAAAGAGCTCGACGGGACGGAAAACTACTCCAATCTCGGTGCCAACGCCGTGTTGGGGGTCTCCATGGCCGTGGCGCGCGCCGCTGCCGAATCCCTCAAAGTGCCCCTCTACCGCTATCTGGGCGGGGCCAACGCCGTGGTCATGCCCGTGCCGATGCTCAACATCATCAACGGTGGAGAGCATGCCGACAACGATGTGGATTTCCAGGAGTATATGATCGTTCCCAAAGGCTTCGAAGAGTTCTCCGAAGCCCTCAGAGCCAGCAGCGAAATTTACCACACCCTCAAAAAGATCCTTCACGAGATGGGGCACAGCACCTCTCTGGGGGATGAGGGAGGCTTCGCACCCAACCTGAAAAACAACGAAGAGCCCATCCAAGTGATCATGCAGGCGATCGAACAGGCCGGCTACAAGCCGGGTGAAGAGGTCGCCATCGCCCTGGATGTCGCCTCCAGCGAACTGGTGGGCGAAAACGGCAAATATGTGCTCAAATCCGAGAACCGAGAACTCAGCAGCAGCGAAATGATCGACTATTACGAAGCGCTGCTGGCGAAATACCCCATCGTCTCGATCGAGGATGGTCTGAGCGAGGATGACTGGGAAGGATGGAAGGAACTCACCGAGCGCCTAGCCGACAAGGTGCAGCTGGTCGGCGACGATCTTTTCGTCACCAACGCCAACATCCTGGCCGAAGGGATCAAGCGGGGCATCGCCAACGCCATCCTCATCAAACCCAACCAGATCGGAACCGTCAGCGAAACTATGCTGACCGTGCGTCTGGCCCAGCGCCATGGTTACCGCTGCGTTATGAGCCACCGCTCCGGCGAGAGCGAAGATGCCTTCATCGCCGATTTCGCCGTGGCCCTCAACACGGGACAGATCAAGACCGGTTCCACCGCCCGCAGCGAACGGATCGCCAAATATAACCGCCTGCTGCGTATCGAAGAGGAGCTGGGCGAATTCGAATACCTGGGTGAAGAGCTCTTCTGA
- a CDS encoding cation:proton antiporter: protein MAPDILLLLALSVLIWISPFIAKALRMPTPPVEIILGTLLASAGLLYENTYFHLIAEVGFLYLMFLAGMEVNLKEITGSPPIVIRQAILFVVTLGVLAVATGLLLNFAPIVTASLPLISIGLLASLSKIYGRSQPWLNLAIIVGVLGEIASIATLTVLDAASTVGFGWELLLKLSYLLFFIAAIYLAYRFLQLLFWWFPELKKKLMPKEDTSDQDIRLSMALFFLMISVMMILHLELALGSFIAGVAISAFFHHEKSLEEKMSSLGFGFLVPIFFIHVGVSFDLASILLPGVLSGALLITGLMILLRILAAYHLRRLYGPLNALGVAFALSMPLTLLIAVATIGFNSGSIDRITYDQLILASLFEVIIAMSAVKILSKYREKKKQEAWKRERSGGVTPP, encoded by the coding sequence ATGGCTCCTGATATTCTCCTCCTGCTGGCCCTTTCGGTCCTGATCTGGATCTCCCCCTTCATCGCCAAAGCCCTTCGGATGCCCACCCCTCCCGTGGAGATCATCCTCGGGACCCTCCTGGCTTCGGCGGGACTGCTCTATGAAAACACCTATTTCCACCTTATCGCCGAAGTGGGCTTTCTCTATCTGATGTTCCTCGCCGGGATGGAGGTCAATCTCAAAGAGATCACCGGCAGCCCGCCCATCGTCATCAGGCAGGCGATCCTCTTCGTCGTGACTCTGGGGGTTTTGGCGGTCGCTACGGGGCTCCTCCTGAACTTCGCTCCCATCGTCACCGCCTCCCTGCCCCTGATCTCTATCGGGCTGCTCGCTTCACTGAGCAAAATCTACGGACGCAGCCAACCCTGGCTCAACCTCGCCATCATCGTCGGCGTCCTGGGAGAGATCGCCAGCATCGCCACACTGACCGTCCTGGATGCCGCCAGCACCGTGGGATTCGGCTGGGAACTTCTGCTCAAACTCTCCTATCTGCTCTTTTTCATCGCCGCGATCTATCTGGCCTATCGGTTTCTGCAGCTGCTTTTCTGGTGGTTCCCCGAACTCAAAAAGAAGCTTATGCCCAAAGAGGATACTTCCGATCAGGATATCCGCCTCTCGATGGCCCTCTTTTTCCTGATGATCTCGGTGATGATGATCCTTCATCTGGAGCTGGCCTTGGGCTCCTTCATCGCCGGGGTCGCCATCAGCGCCTTTTTCCATCACGAAAAGAGCCTGGAGGAGAAGATGTCCAGCCTCGGCTTCGGCTTTCTGGTGCCGATCTTTTTCATCCACGTGGGCGTCTCCTTCGACCTGGCCTCCATTCTCCTGCCGGGGGTCTTGAGCGGCGCCCTGCTCATTACCGGCCTGATGATCCTATTGCGCATCCTGGCGGCCTATCATCTGCGCCGGCTTTACGGCCCCCTCAACGCTTTGGGGGTCGCCTTTGCCCTTTCCATGCCCCTGACCCTGCTCATCGCGGTCGCCACCATCGGATTCAACAGCGGCAGCATCGACCGGATCACTTACGATCAGCTGATCCTGGCCAGCCTCTTTGAAGTGATCATCGCTATGTCCGCCGTCAAAATACTCAGCAAATATCGCGAAAAGAAAAAACAGGAAGCGTGGAAAAGAGAACGGAGCGGAGGCGTCACTCCCCCGTGA
- a CDS encoding biotin synthase, protein MNSKEIFLCAINNVLSGTCNEDCKFCTQSVRYKAAIDRYTFKEEDQVLQEAKEAAANGALGYCLVTAGKGLDDRSTEYIARLADRLSRELPTLRLIACNGTATSEQLRHLKAHGISSYNHNLETSEAYYPEICTTHGWQERYATCEAVKSAGLSLCSGGIFGMGESQEDRESLLQSIRSLDPDSVPLNFYIPNPALPIPERTIDRKGGLRVIRRARQLMPELPLLMVAGGREGLFGGAEGAMFDAGANAIVIGNYLTTPGEAPDRDRQMIRSLGYRVATECHGS, encoded by the coding sequence ATGAACTCCAAAGAGATCTTCCTATGCGCCATCAACAATGTCCTCAGCGGCACCTGTAACGAGGATTGCAAATTCTGCACCCAGAGTGTGCGCTACAAGGCCGCCATCGATCGCTACACCTTCAAGGAGGAGGATCAAGTCCTCCAAGAAGCGAAAGAGGCTGCTGCCAACGGGGCCCTGGGCTACTGCCTGGTCACCGCCGGCAAGGGGCTCGATGACCGAAGCACCGAATACATCGCCCGTCTGGCCGACCGACTCAGCCGGGAGCTGCCCACCTTGCGGCTCATCGCCTGCAACGGCACCGCGACTTCCGAACAGCTCAGGCACCTCAAGGCCCACGGCATCTCGAGCTACAACCACAATCTCGAAACGAGCGAAGCCTACTACCCCGAGATATGCACCACCCACGGTTGGCAGGAGCGCTACGCCACCTGTGAAGCGGTCAAAAGTGCGGGGCTCTCTCTGTGCAGCGGCGGGATCTTCGGGATGGGTGAGAGCCAAGAGGACCGGGAGAGTCTCTTGCAAAGCATCCGAAGCCTCGATCCCGACTCGGTCCCCCTGAATTTCTACATCCCCAATCCGGCGCTACCGATCCCCGAGCGGACCATCGACCGGAAGGGCGGGCTGCGGGTGATCCGCCGTGCCCGGCAGCTTATGCCCGAGCTGCCTCTGCTGATGGTCGCCGGAGGACGGGAAGGGCTCTTCGGCGGAGCGGAGGGGGCAATGTTCGACGCCGGAGCCAACGCCATCGTCATCGGCAACTACCTTACCACCCCGGGCGAAGCCCCCGACCGGGACCGGCAAATGATCCGATCTCTGGGCTATCGGGTGGCTACGGAGTGTCATGGCTCCTGA
- a CDS encoding YfcE family phosphodiesterase translates to MKIGVLSDPHRRSDLQQAAIDTLLERGAEYLLHAGDLCIEENLRQLEAAGVPYAAVFGNNDRALHSLSDRYRIKAEPWYFKLRDLKVKMMHLPYYLSPDTDLVIYGHTHRFAAEMKGKTLFLNPGEICAREKPLSECVLLEQEAERWIVHRLYRDPGEKEWQEESIEFNGELGMEN, encoded by the coding sequence ATGAAGATCGGTGTTCTCTCCGACCCCCACCGCCGCAGCGATCTTCAGCAGGCGGCCATCGACACACTGCTGGAGCGGGGAGCGGAGTATCTGCTTCACGCCGGGGATCTCTGTATCGAAGAGAACCTCCGGCAGTTGGAAGCGGCCGGCGTCCCCTACGCCGCCGTCTTCGGTAACAACGACCGGGCCCTTCATTCCCTCTCCGACCGCTACCGCATCAAAGCCGAACCCTGGTATTTCAAGCTCCGAGATCTCAAAGTCAAAATGATGCATCTGCCCTACTACCTCAGCCCCGACACCGATCTGGTGATCTACGGCCACACCCACCGCTTCGCCGCCGAGATGAAAGGCAAAACCCTCTTTCTCAACCCCGGTGAAATCTGCGCCAGGGAAAAGCCCCTCAGCGAATGTGTACTCCTGGAACAGGAAGCGGAGCGCTGGATCGTCCATCGGCTCTACCGTGATCCCGGAGAAAAAGAGTGGCAGGAAGAGAGCATAGAGTTTAATGGAGAATTGGGAATGGAGAATTGA
- a CDS encoding FAD-binding oxidoreductase, with protein MIDPKHIEALRDIVGAENVHSDKAHLRAYSYDATRTHYEPDAVIFPRHEEDVSRILTYCNHHRIAIVPRGAGSGFTGGALPVNGGIVLAMERHMNKILEIDMENMLAVVQPGVINKELQRHVEELGLFYPPDPASEEYSTLGGNVSENAGGMRAAKYGLTKDYVMALRAVRANGDIIRAGKRTIKDVAGYNVAGILIASEGTLAVITEITLKLIPKPKYVKSYMGIFPDVEAAMNAVFKSLAEGANPVAMEFLDALVVKAVKEKLGIELPEEAGALLIGDVDGNVPEEVAFQLKVLEESFRANGAQEFRVAEDPAEREKLWQARRGASQSITIYGSKKLNEDISVPRSMLPKALKEIYAIGEKYGLVVPCFGHAGDGNIHVNVMVDGNDPDELERGHKAIREIFQLVVDLGGTLSGEHGIGLSKAEFMEIAFSPAELQLFRDIKKAFDPNGILNPGKMGL; from the coding sequence ATGATCGATCCCAAACATATCGAGGCGCTCCGAGACATCGTGGGCGCGGAGAACGTCCACAGCGACAAAGCCCACCTGCGCGCCTACAGCTACGACGCCACGCGCACCCACTATGAGCCCGACGCCGTAATCTTCCCCCGCCACGAGGAAGACGTCAGCCGCATCCTGACCTACTGCAACCACCACAGGATCGCCATCGTCCCGAGGGGTGCGGGCAGCGGATTCACCGGCGGGGCCCTCCCCGTCAACGGCGGCATCGTCCTGGCGATGGAACGGCATATGAACAAGATCCTCGAGATCGATATGGAAAATATGCTGGCCGTCGTCCAGCCCGGCGTCATCAACAAGGAGCTCCAGCGCCACGTCGAGGAGCTGGGCCTCTTCTATCCCCCCGATCCCGCCAGCGAAGAGTACTCCACCCTCGGGGGCAACGTCAGCGAAAACGCCGGAGGGATGCGGGCAGCCAAATACGGTTTGACCAAAGATTACGTGATGGCTCTGCGGGCGGTGCGGGCCAACGGCGACATCATCCGCGCCGGCAAGCGCACCATCAAGGATGTGGCGGGCTACAACGTCGCCGGCATCCTTATCGCCAGCGAAGGGACCCTCGCCGTCATCACCGAAATCACCCTCAAGCTCATCCCCAAGCCCAAATATGTCAAATCCTATATGGGGATCTTCCCCGACGTGGAGGCGGCGATGAACGCCGTCTTCAAATCCCTGGCCGAGGGGGCCAACCCCGTGGCGATGGAGTTCCTCGACGCCCTGGTGGTCAAGGCGGTCAAAGAGAAGCTGGGCATCGAGCTTCCCGAAGAGGCGGGGGCCCTGCTCATCGGTGACGTGGACGGCAATGTCCCCGAAGAGGTCGCCTTCCAGCTGAAGGTCCTCGAAGAGTCCTTCCGCGCCAACGGCGCCCAGGAGTTCCGCGTAGCAGAGGACCCCGCCGAGCGGGAGAAGCTTTGGCAAGCCCGCCGGGGGGCTTCCCAATCCATTACCATCTACGGCAGCAAAAAGCTCAACGAAGATATCTCTGTCCCCCGCAGTATGCTCCCCAAAGCCCTCAAGGAGATCTACGCCATCGGAGAGAAATACGGCCTGGTGGTCCCCTGCTTCGGGCACGCCGGCGACGGAAACATCCACGTCAACGTGATGGTAGACGGCAACGACCCCGACGAGCTGGAGCGGGGCCACAAGGCGATCCGGGAAATCTTCCAACTCGTCGTGGACCTGGGCGGGACCCTCAGCGGCGAGCACGGTATCGGCCTCAGCAAAGCGGAGTTTATGGAGATCGCCTTCAGCCCCGCCGAACTCCAACTCTTCCGCGACATAAAAAAGGCCTTCGACCCCAACGGTATCCTCAACCCGGGGAAAATGGGCTTGTGA